One part of the Methylobacterium mesophilicum SR1.6/6 genome encodes these proteins:
- a CDS encoding DUF58 domain-containing protein: MVGTHALDSGRRTPGRRESEGATALSDKMPRLVLEARRVSSLLAHGLHGRRRAGPGESFWQFRPFVTGEAAARVDWRRSARDDRLYVREREWEAAHNIWLWIDRSASMGFSSDLASAPKIERALILGLALADAFVEGGERVGLLGLTRATASRGIVERLAQALVADKAGLAQDLPPRASPARFDEVVLIGDFLAEPDRIAASVQSLAGRGSRGHLLMIVDPIEETFPFTGQAVLHDLEGNLSLDIGDADAWGARYRARIAEHRGALASIARGQGWTLTIHRTDRPASEAALRLATLIAARGTE; encoded by the coding sequence TTGGTTGGAACCCACGCCCTCGACTCGGGCAGGCGCACCCCCGGCCGGCGCGAGAGCGAGGGCGCGACCGCCCTCTCCGACAAGATGCCCCGCCTCGTCCTGGAGGCGCGGCGCGTGTCGAGCCTGCTGGCCCACGGCCTCCACGGCCGGCGTCGGGCCGGGCCGGGCGAGAGTTTCTGGCAGTTCCGCCCCTTCGTCACCGGCGAGGCCGCGGCGCGCGTGGACTGGCGCCGCTCGGCCCGGGACGACCGGCTCTACGTGCGCGAGCGTGAATGGGAGGCGGCCCACAACATCTGGCTCTGGATCGACCGCTCGGCCTCCATGGGCTTCTCATCCGATCTGGCCTCGGCGCCCAAGATCGAGCGCGCGCTGATCCTCGGGCTCGCCCTGGCCGATGCCTTCGTGGAGGGCGGCGAGCGGGTCGGCCTGCTCGGCCTCACCCGCGCGACGGCCTCCCGCGGCATCGTCGAGCGGCTCGCGCAGGCCCTCGTCGCCGACAAGGCGGGCCTCGCGCAGGATCTGCCGCCGCGGGCGAGCCCGGCCCGGTTCGACGAGGTGGTGCTGATCGGCGATTTCCTCGCCGAGCCGGACCGGATCGCCGCCTCCGTGCAGAGCCTCGCCGGCCGCGGCAGCCGCGGCCACCTGCTGATGATCGTCGATCCGATCGAGGAGACCTTCCCGTTCACCGGGCAGGCCGTGCTGCACGATCTCGAAGGCAACCTCAGTCTCGACATCGGCGACGCCGATGCCTGGGGCGCCCGCTACCGCGCCCGGATCGCCGAGCACCGCGGCGCGCTGGCGTCCATCGCCCGCGGCCAGGGCTGGACGCTCACGATCCACCGCACGGACCGGCCGGCGAGCGAGGCGGCCCTGCGGCTCGCCACGCTGATCGCCGCCCGCGGCACGGAGTGA
- a CDS encoding extracellular solute-binding protein: MTAQTVTGRLLAATLLVACLQLAPARAQEPSAMPSTPPTLPAANGQWTHAITLMGQPKYGPDFKHFDYADPAAPKGGVVRLGAQGGFDNFNIVVAGLKGDLEGGVQQIYDSLMTESSDEPFTSYGLLAEAVRIAPDLGSVSYRLRENARWHDGKPITPEDVVWSFDVLKANSPFYAAYYHTVAKAEATGPREVTFTFTETGNRELPQVIGQLRILPKHWWTAKDANGKQRSVTETTLEPPLGSGPYRLAKFEPGRTATYTRVPDYWGKDLPVNAGRYNFDTERYEYFRDGTVLVEALKGDLYDFRVENIARNWATAYDDFPAVKEGRLIKEAFPDRGMGIMQAFAFNTRKDKFKDPRVRRAFNLAMNYEEMNKALFYGLYNRINSYFFGSELASSGLPEGDEKAVLESVKDKVPPSVFTTPYANPVNDNPEAVRKNLREAVGLLREAGYELRGGKMVNKATAEPLTVEFLEFQNTFERVILPFSAQLKLIGIDATLRVIDQAQYQNRIRNFDFDVTTTSWGESLSPGNEQREYWGSAAADKPGSRNLIGIKDPGIDALVEKVIFAKDRPGVIAATRALDRVLLAHDYVVPQWSSNQQRTLRWNRFGHPSILPLYASSGFPTTWWYDEKLAAKTGAPR; the protein is encoded by the coding sequence GTGACAGCGCAGACCGTGACCGGACGCCTCCTCGCCGCGACGCTCCTCGTCGCCTGCCTCCAGCTCGCCCCGGCCCGCGCGCAGGAACCGTCCGCGATGCCGTCGACGCCGCCGACGCTGCCAGCCGCCAACGGCCAGTGGACGCACGCGATCACGCTGATGGGCCAGCCGAAATATGGTCCCGACTTCAAGCACTTCGACTACGCCGATCCGGCCGCGCCCAAGGGCGGTGTCGTGCGCCTGGGTGCGCAAGGCGGGTTCGACAACTTCAACATCGTCGTGGCCGGCCTGAAGGGTGATCTCGAAGGCGGCGTCCAGCAGATCTACGACTCGCTGATGACCGAGTCTTCGGACGAGCCGTTCACCTCCTACGGCCTGCTCGCAGAGGCGGTGCGGATCGCCCCCGACCTCGGCTCGGTCTCGTACCGGCTGCGCGAGAACGCTCGCTGGCATGACGGCAAGCCGATCACCCCAGAGGACGTGGTCTGGTCCTTCGACGTGCTGAAGGCCAACAGTCCGTTCTACGCCGCCTACTATCACACCGTCGCCAAGGCCGAGGCGACCGGGCCGCGCGAGGTGACCTTCACCTTCACGGAGACCGGCAACCGCGAGTTGCCGCAGGTGATCGGGCAGCTCCGCATCCTGCCGAAGCATTGGTGGACCGCCAAGGACGCCAACGGCAAGCAGCGCAGCGTCACCGAGACGACCCTGGAGCCGCCGCTGGGCTCCGGTCCCTATCGGCTGGCGAAGTTCGAGCCCGGCCGCACCGCGACCTACACCCGGGTGCCGGATTACTGGGGCAAGGACCTGCCGGTGAATGCCGGCCGCTACAACTTCGACACCGAGCGCTACGAGTATTTCCGCGACGGCACCGTCCTGGTCGAGGCGCTGAAGGGCGACCTCTACGACTTCCGCGTCGAGAACATCGCCCGCAACTGGGCCACGGCTTACGACGATTTCCCGGCCGTGAAGGAGGGGCGCCTCATCAAAGAGGCCTTCCCCGACCGCGGCATGGGCATCATGCAGGCCTTCGCGTTCAACACCCGCAAGGACAAGTTCAAGGATCCGCGGGTGCGCCGGGCCTTCAACCTCGCGATGAACTACGAGGAGATGAACAAGGCCCTGTTCTACGGCCTCTACAACCGGATCAACTCCTACTTCTTCGGCTCGGAGCTGGCCTCCTCGGGGCTGCCGGAGGGCGACGAGAAGGCGGTCCTCGAGAGCGTCAAGGACAAGGTCCCGCCCTCCGTGTTCACCACGCCCTACGCGAACCCTGTCAACGACAACCCCGAGGCCGTGCGCAAGAACCTGCGCGAGGCGGTCGGCCTGCTGCGCGAGGCCGGCTACGAGCTGCGCGGCGGCAAGATGGTCAACAAGGCGACGGCTGAGCCGCTCACCGTCGAGTTCCTGGAGTTCCAGAACACCTTCGAGCGCGTGATCCTGCCATTCTCCGCGCAGCTCAAGCTCATCGGCATCGACGCCACCCTGCGGGTGATCGACCAGGCGCAGTACCAGAACCGCATCCGCAACTTCGATTTCGACGTCACGACGACGTCGTGGGGCGAGTCCCTCTCGCCAGGCAACGAGCAGCGCGAGTACTGGGGGTCGGCGGCGGCCGACAAGCCCGGCTCGCGCAACCTCATCGGCATCAAGGATCCCGGCATCGACGCGCTGGTCGAGAAGGTGATCTTCGCTAAGGACCGCCCCGGCGTGATCGCCGCGACGCGGGCGCTCGACCGGGTGCTGCTGGCCCACGACTACGTCGTCCCGCAATGGTCCTCGAACCAGCAGCGGACCCTGCGCTGGAACCGGTTCGGCCACCCCTCCATCCTGCCGCTCTACGCCAGTTCCGGCTTCCCGACGACGTGGTGGTACGACGAGAAGCTCGCCGCCAAGACCGGGGCGCCCCGTTGA
- a CDS encoding formaldehyde-activating enzyme, with translation MSERIILRAGEALVAGGPPNTASEPEVIIGELDGPVGTALATLTGDQVVGHSRVFALLNTDIMVRPVTLCVSKVSVTESKYTSILMGTVQFAIANGVLDAVRAGYIPKEKANDLGIICSVWLSPGVIQAETVDHKALFEIQRKGMTEAIRKAMTNEPSIDWLLENQDKIVHKYYTMGLEGKI, from the coding sequence ATGAGTGAACGCATCATCCTCCGCGCCGGCGAGGCGCTCGTGGCGGGCGGGCCGCCCAACACGGCCTCCGAGCCCGAGGTCATCATCGGCGAGCTCGACGGGCCGGTCGGGACGGCGCTGGCGACGCTCACGGGCGACCAGGTGGTCGGCCACAGCCGCGTCTTCGCCCTGCTCAACACCGACATCATGGTCCGCCCGGTCACGCTGTGCGTGTCGAAGGTCAGCGTGACCGAGAGCAAGTACACGTCGATCCTGATGGGTACGGTGCAGTTCGCCATCGCCAACGGCGTGCTCGACGCCGTGCGGGCGGGCTACATCCCGAAGGAGAAGGCCAACGACCTCGGCATCATCTGCTCGGTCTGGCTGAGCCCCGGCGTGATCCAGGCCGAGACGGTCGACCACAAGGCGCTCTTCGAGATCCAGCGGAAGGGCATGACCGAGGCGATCCGCAAGGCCATGACCAACGAGCCCTCGATCGACTGGCTCCTGGAGAACCAGGACAAGATCGTACACAAGTACTACACGATGGGTCTCGAAGGTAAGATCTGA
- a CDS encoding rhamnan synthesis F family protein, whose product MRLRDVFVAGSSDKAGLAGAAQSLARPLTRRLKRRRRTEPRQADLIRAVKESGLFDPAWYARRYPDVVGEGLDPALHYAVHGGREGRWPHPLFHGDLYLDSVPGLRAEGINPLLHYVDRGAAAGVRPNPLFDPDWYAARYLGGAEHRDRAFFHFLAQADTDPSALFDTAWYLSRYPDARAAGVNALSHFYETGRKQGYLRNPEEFAGLSRHVDLIRRSGLFDAAFYRSRCPEAETSGLEPLEHYVMAGGYRRYAPHPLFDPDWYAAQSAAVRADSLNPLVHYLEHGAEEGLDPGPWFDTRWYTKTYLADDAAVAPNPLAHFLADGGRATSPSPRFDAPWYLARYPKVAALGLNPLVDYVTAGLEAGRLTRRVPGAAVPEASDARLSCLKRTARRHGRTALFITHCPEGRIRGHVEPYLRALAENGADIVLIIAADQHKNAVPQAILDLCASVYLRENSGFDFAAWAHVLLEDTDLLDSETLYLANDSLVGPLDRDDFSGLLAKIDAFPEAVIGLADNFYYSHHLQSFFLALKRRCLSSYAFSGFLQSVANWPDKNAVITEYELTFSGRMRAAGLGMRSLFSAQNKHMSLVNDPRNNRTLFDWENMLSQGFPFVKRSLLGEHAAIGGEAVREAIAERGFDMSRLDVTYTYPGDRIWADLRAPQAPERPLRVAYVSPMNYANGLGVAARSYARALHRAPVALNIHPMERPFHVHARVAPSWQARTFSGPADVALVHFNGDSWHSLMSEHQQAIAAQARLKIGLFVWETSHVPGGWLPTVDGLDAIWAPTEFCAAIFRQITDIPVDVVPYVVENEVGEPVSAAAKANLRKAFAIDPSRRVILYAFDGSSYLARKNPHALIRAFRTAGLGQSGWQLVLKTKHVFDLPEEGKKLLDLVGTSGDVVVIDQPLSQNELGALFDLCAVYASSHSSEGFGLTIAEAMEMGKVVVATDYGGCRDFLDATCGFPVKAEVTALDRTYGPYLRGAEWGQVDEDDLARALKDAARAVTGGDAARIGAAARARIRERLSIGAVASAMEASLTRLLAAERS is encoded by the coding sequence ATGCGCCTTCGAGATGTGTTCGTCGCCGGATCGTCGGACAAAGCCGGTCTCGCCGGGGCGGCGCAATCCCTCGCGCGCCCGCTGACCCGGCGGCTCAAGCGCCGCCGTCGCACGGAGCCGCGGCAGGCCGATCTCATCCGGGCGGTCAAGGAATCGGGCCTGTTCGATCCGGCCTGGTACGCGCGGCGCTATCCCGACGTGGTCGGGGAGGGCCTCGATCCGGCCCTCCACTACGCGGTCCATGGCGGTCGCGAGGGGCGCTGGCCGCATCCGCTGTTCCACGGCGACCTCTACCTCGATTCCGTGCCCGGGCTGCGCGCCGAGGGCATCAACCCGCTGCTCCACTATGTCGACCGCGGTGCCGCCGCGGGGGTCCGCCCGAACCCGCTGTTCGATCCGGACTGGTACGCGGCGCGCTATCTCGGCGGCGCTGAGCACCGGGACCGGGCGTTCTTCCATTTCCTGGCCCAGGCCGACACCGACCCGTCGGCACTCTTCGACACGGCCTGGTACCTGTCCCGCTACCCGGATGCCCGCGCGGCCGGCGTCAACGCCCTCAGTCACTTCTACGAGACCGGCCGGAAGCAGGGCTATCTGCGCAACCCGGAGGAGTTCGCCGGCCTGTCGCGCCACGTCGACCTCATCCGCCGGTCGGGCCTGTTCGACGCCGCGTTCTACCGGAGCCGCTGCCCGGAGGCCGAGACCAGCGGGCTCGAGCCGCTGGAGCACTACGTGATGGCCGGCGGCTACCGCCGCTACGCACCCCATCCGCTGTTCGACCCCGACTGGTACGCCGCGCAATCCGCCGCGGTCCGGGCCGACAGCCTCAACCCGCTCGTTCACTACCTGGAGCACGGCGCCGAAGAGGGCCTCGATCCGGGGCCGTGGTTCGACACCCGCTGGTACACCAAGACGTATCTCGCCGACGACGCGGCGGTCGCGCCGAACCCGCTGGCGCACTTCCTGGCGGATGGCGGGCGCGCCACCAGCCCGTCGCCGCGCTTCGACGCGCCCTGGTATCTCGCCCGCTACCCCAAGGTCGCCGCGCTGGGCCTCAACCCGCTGGTCGACTACGTCACCGCCGGCCTGGAGGCGGGCCGCCTGACCCGCCGCGTCCCCGGTGCCGCGGTGCCGGAAGCCTCCGACGCCCGCCTCTCCTGCCTGAAGCGGACGGCCCGCCGGCACGGCCGCACGGCCCTGTTCATCACCCACTGCCCCGAGGGCCGGATCCGCGGCCATGTCGAGCCCTACCTGAGGGCGCTTGCGGAGAACGGGGCCGACATCGTCCTCATCATTGCGGCCGACCAGCACAAGAACGCGGTGCCGCAGGCGATCCTGGATCTCTGCGCGTCCGTCTACCTGCGCGAGAACAGCGGCTTCGACTTCGCCGCCTGGGCGCATGTCCTCCTGGAGGACACCGACCTCCTCGATTCCGAGACGCTCTACCTCGCCAACGACAGCCTCGTCGGTCCCCTCGACCGCGACGACTTTTCCGGCCTGCTCGCCAAGATCGACGCGTTTCCCGAGGCGGTGATCGGGCTCGCCGACAACTTCTACTACAGTCACCATCTGCAGAGCTTCTTCCTGGCCCTGAAGCGGCGGTGCCTGTCGTCCTACGCCTTCAGCGGGTTCCTCCAGTCGGTGGCGAACTGGCCGGACAAGAATGCGGTGATCACCGAGTACGAACTGACATTCTCGGGACGGATGCGGGCGGCCGGCCTCGGGATGCGCAGCCTGTTCTCGGCGCAGAACAAGCACATGTCGCTGGTCAACGACCCGCGCAACAACCGCACCCTGTTCGACTGGGAGAACATGCTCAGCCAGGGCTTCCCGTTCGTGAAGCGCTCCCTGCTCGGCGAGCATGCCGCGATCGGCGGGGAGGCGGTGCGCGAGGCGATCGCCGAGCGCGGCTTCGACATGTCCCGCCTCGACGTCACCTACACGTATCCGGGCGACAGGATCTGGGCGGACCTGCGCGCTCCGCAGGCGCCGGAGCGGCCGCTGCGCGTCGCCTACGTCTCGCCGATGAACTACGCCAACGGCCTCGGTGTCGCCGCCCGCAGCTACGCCCGCGCCCTCCACCGGGCACCCGTCGCGCTGAACATCCACCCGATGGAGCGGCCGTTCCACGTCCACGCCCGGGTGGCGCCGTCCTGGCAGGCCCGGACCTTCTCGGGCCCGGCGGACGTCGCCCTGGTGCATTTCAACGGCGACAGCTGGCACTCGCTGATGAGCGAGCATCAGCAGGCCATCGCCGCGCAGGCCCGGTTGAAGATCGGGCTGTTCGTCTGGGAGACGTCCCACGTGCCCGGCGGCTGGCTCCCCACCGTCGACGGCCTCGACGCGATCTGGGCGCCCACCGAGTTCTGTGCGGCGATCTTCCGGCAGATCACCGACATCCCGGTCGACGTCGTGCCCTACGTGGTCGAGAACGAGGTGGGCGAACCCGTGAGCGCCGCCGCGAAGGCCAACCTGCGCAAGGCCTTCGCGATCGACCCGTCCAGGCGGGTGATCCTCTACGCCTTCGACGGTTCGAGCTACCTCGCCCGCAAGAACCCGCACGCGCTGATCCGGGCGTTCCGAACCGCCGGCCTGGGGCAGTCCGGCTGGCAGCTTGTGCTCAAGACCAAGCACGTCTTCGACTTGCCCGAGGAGGGCAAGAAACTCCTCGACCTCGTGGGCACGTCGGGCGACGTGGTGGTGATCGACCAGCCGCTCTCGCAGAACGAGCTCGGCGCCCTCTTCGACCTCTGCGCGGTCTACGCCTCGTCGCACTCGTCGGAAGGCTTCGGCCTGACGATCGCCGAGGCGATGGAGATGGGTAAGGTCGTGGTCGCCACCGATTACGGCGGCTGCCGCGATTTCCTCGACGCGACCTGCGGCTTCCCCGTGAAGGCCGAGGTCACCGCCCTCGACCGGACCTACGGCCCGTACCTCCGCGGCGCAGAATGGGGGCAGGTGGACGAGGACGACCTGGCTCGTGCCCTGAAGGACGCGGCCCGGGCGGTGACGGGCGGCGATGCGGCCCGGATCGGTGCCGCGGCCCGGGCGCGCATCCGCGAGCGCCTGTCCATCGGCGCGGTGGCATCGGCCATGGAGGCGAGCCTGACGCGTCTCCTCGCCGCCGAACGATCCTGA
- a CDS encoding DUF4159 domain-containing protein yields the protein MLGLTFAAPLALAALIGLPALWLLLRVTPPRPRRINFPPLKLVADLIPQRQTPARTPPWLLILRLLIAAALILAVAGPVWNAGGVGAGGGRSALLVLLDNGFPAAHDWRDRVRVATDAVEGAARDGRPVAVIGLADAPAAFEAKTPAAALERLRAIAPRPILPARDAHLGSIETFLDKNRGAGLVWISDGVAGANDDRFAKGLADLVGDKGAALTVLRAESPPALALTATENAGKLVTHALRAAPNGRNVGVIRALDQKGLPLAERDFAFAADATEADETFEMPVELRNSISRLEIAGERSAGAVVLQDERGKRRRVGLVFGGTLDQAQPLLAPTYYLSRALQPFADVQEARGAKGTAESINQLLDNQVSVLVLADVGALDEKTTARIEAFVKEGGMLLRFAGPRLAAGNDPLVPVRLRRGGRTLGGTLSWDSPKTLAPFPPESPFAGLKPPADIGVRRQILAEPDGDLPNRTWASLQDGTPIVTAQKRGQGTIVLFHVTADTTWSNLPLSGLFIDMLRRVVALAGASAPVQGETPRAAAPVLAPRVTLDGFGALGSPPASATAVAADYADRANSDHPPGFYGPPDGGISVNALKSDDRLKPLDAAALDGARFGSLAGAETVDLRPSLFTLALLLLALDTLAGLWLGGFLRRGGLVGRLRGRPAALALAGLILFASLPASPLRAEEPPANRPNGIESALVTRLAYVITGDAAIDEASRTGLTGLTQMLSSRTALEPGEPAGIDPAKDELAFYPLIYWPIAPARPQPSETAIRKIDAFMRNGGTVLFDTRDALTARPGGPPSPEAAYLRTMLATLEVPELEPVPLDHVLTKAFYLVDSFPGRYATGQTWVEALPPAAEGAERRPARAGDGVSPIIITGNDLAAAWAVGRRGEPLYPVVGGDQRQREMAFRGGVNIVMYTLTGNYKADQVHVPALLERLGQ from the coding sequence ATGCTGGGTCTGACCTTCGCCGCGCCGCTGGCGCTCGCCGCCCTGATCGGCCTGCCGGCCCTGTGGCTCCTGCTGCGGGTGACCCCGCCGCGCCCGCGGCGGATCAACTTCCCGCCGCTCAAACTCGTGGCCGACCTGATCCCGCAGCGGCAGACACCCGCGCGCACGCCGCCCTGGCTGCTGATCCTGCGGCTGCTGATCGCCGCCGCCCTGATCCTGGCCGTGGCGGGTCCCGTGTGGAACGCCGGGGGCGTCGGGGCCGGCGGCGGGCGCAGCGCTCTCCTCGTGCTGCTCGACAACGGCTTCCCGGCCGCCCACGACTGGCGCGACCGGGTGCGGGTCGCCACCGACGCCGTCGAGGGTGCGGCCCGCGACGGCCGGCCGGTAGCGGTGATCGGTCTTGCCGACGCCCCCGCGGCCTTCGAGGCGAAGACGCCCGCCGCCGCCCTGGAGCGCCTGCGCGCCATCGCGCCGCGCCCGATCCTGCCGGCGCGCGACGCCCATCTCGGGTCGATCGAGACCTTCCTCGACAAGAACCGGGGTGCCGGCCTCGTCTGGATCAGCGACGGGGTCGCCGGCGCCAACGACGATCGCTTCGCGAAGGGCCTCGCCGACCTCGTCGGCGACAAGGGCGCCGCGCTCACGGTGCTGCGCGCCGAGAGCCCGCCCGCGCTGGCCCTCACCGCCACCGAGAATGCCGGCAAGCTCGTCACCCATGCCCTGCGGGCGGCTCCGAACGGGCGCAACGTCGGCGTCATCCGGGCGCTCGACCAGAAGGGCCTGCCGCTGGCCGAGCGCGACTTCGCCTTCGCGGCAGACGCCACGGAGGCGGACGAGACCTTCGAGATGCCCGTGGAATTGCGCAACAGCATCAGCCGCCTGGAGATCGCGGGCGAGCGCTCGGCCGGCGCCGTGGTGCTGCAGGACGAGCGCGGCAAGCGGCGCCGGGTCGGCCTCGTCTTCGGCGGCACCCTCGATCAGGCCCAGCCGCTGCTGGCGCCGACCTACTACCTGTCGCGGGCGCTCCAGCCCTTCGCGGACGTGCAGGAGGCAAGGGGCGCCAAGGGCACGGCGGAGTCGATCAACCAGCTCCTCGACAATCAGGTCTCGGTCCTCGTGCTCGCCGATGTCGGCGCGCTGGACGAGAAGACCACCGCCCGGATCGAGGCCTTCGTGAAGGAGGGCGGGATGCTGCTGCGCTTCGCCGGGCCCCGTCTCGCCGCCGGAAATGATCCGCTGGTGCCGGTCCGCCTGCGGCGGGGCGGCCGGACGCTCGGCGGCACGCTCTCCTGGGACAGCCCGAAGACGCTGGCGCCGTTCCCGCCCGAGAGCCCGTTCGCGGGGCTGAAGCCCCCGGCCGATATCGGCGTCCGCCGCCAGATCCTGGCCGAACCGGACGGCGACCTGCCGAACCGGACCTGGGCGTCGCTGCAGGACGGCACCCCAATCGTCACCGCGCAGAAGCGCGGCCAGGGCACGATCGTGCTGTTCCACGTCACTGCCGACACGACGTGGTCGAACCTGCCGCTCTCCGGGTTGTTCATCGACATGCTCCGGCGCGTCGTGGCGCTGGCCGGCGCCTCGGCCCCGGTGCAGGGCGAGACGCCGCGAGCCGCCGCCCCGGTGCTCGCCCCGCGGGTGACCCTGGACGGGTTCGGGGCGCTCGGCTCGCCCCCGGCCTCGGCCACCGCGGTGGCGGCCGACTACGCCGACCGGGCCAACTCGGACCATCCGCCGGGCTTCTACGGCCCGCCGGACGGAGGCATCAGCGTGAATGCCCTGAAATCGGACGACCGGTTGAAGCCCCTCGACGCCGCGGCGCTCGACGGCGCCCGGTTCGGCTCGCTCGCCGGCGCCGAGACCGTGGACCTGCGCCCGAGCCTGTTCACCCTGGCGCTGCTTCTGCTCGCCCTCGACACCCTGGCGGGCCTGTGGCTCGGCGGCTTCCTGCGCCGCGGCGGGCTCGTGGGCCGCCTGCGCGGGCGCCCGGCGGCCCTGGCACTCGCGGGCTTGATCCTGTTCGCCAGCCTGCCTGCGTCACCGCTTCGCGCCGAGGAGCCTCCAGCCAACCGGCCGAACGGCATCGAATCGGCGCTGGTCACGCGCCTCGCCTACGTGATCACGGGCGATGCCGCCATCGACGAGGCAAGCCGCACCGGCCTGACCGGCCTGACTCAGATGCTGTCGTCGCGCACCGCCCTGGAGCCCGGCGAGCCCGCCGGCATCGATCCGGCCAAGGACGAATTGGCCTTCTACCCGCTGATCTACTGGCCGATCGCACCCGCGCGGCCGCAGCCCTCCGAGACCGCGATCCGCAAGATCGACGCGTTCATGCGCAACGGCGGCACCGTCCTGTTCGATACCCGTGACGCCCTCACCGCTCGACCCGGCGGGCCGCCTTCGCCGGAGGCCGCCTACCTGCGCACGATGCTGGCGACCCTGGAGGTGCCGGAGCTGGAGCCGGTGCCCCTGGACCACGTGCTGACCAAGGCGTTCTACCTCGTGGACAGCTTCCCCGGCCGCTACGCCACCGGCCAGACCTGGGTCGAGGCGCTGCCGCCGGCCGCCGAGGGCGCCGAGCGCCGACCGGCCCGGGCCGGCGACGGCGTCAGCCCGATCATCATCACCGGCAACGACCTCGCCGCCGCCTGGGCGGTGGGCCGCCGTGGCGAGCCGCTCTACCCGGTGGTGGGCGGCGACCAGCGCCAGCGCGAGATGGCATTCCGCGGCGGCGTCAACATCGTGATGTACACGCTGACCGGCAACTACAAGGCGGATCAGGTGCACGTGCCCGCGCTGCTGGAGCGGCTGGGGCAGTGA
- a CDS encoding AAA family ATPase, whose protein sequence is MTQGINPATTLDDGIVATAESCLAAVGAAREAIHGVIFGQEKVVDLALVTILSGGHGLLVGLPGLAKTKLVETLGTVLGLDARRVQFTPDLMPSDILGTEILEEDAERRRAFRFVQGPVFTQLLMADEINRASPRTQSALLQAMQEGHVSVAGARHDLPRPFHVLATQNPIEQEGTYPLPEAQLDRFLLEIDVGYPDRAAERRILIETTGVEEARPRAVMTTEQLLTAQRLVRRLPVGEAVVEAILDLVRAARPDGGDAIVKDKLLWGPGPRASQALTLAARARALIEGRVAPSVADVKALAEPVLKHRMALSYTARADGETIEGLIAKLAEKI, encoded by the coding sequence ATGACGCAGGGGATCAACCCGGCCACGACCCTCGATGACGGCATCGTGGCGACCGCGGAGAGCTGCCTCGCCGCCGTCGGCGCGGCGCGCGAGGCGATCCACGGGGTGATCTTCGGGCAGGAGAAGGTCGTCGATCTCGCCCTCGTGACGATCCTGTCGGGCGGCCACGGCCTGCTGGTCGGCCTGCCGGGCCTCGCCAAGACCAAGCTCGTGGAGACGCTGGGCACGGTGCTGGGCCTCGACGCGCGCCGCGTGCAGTTCACCCCGGACCTGATGCCCTCCGACATCCTCGGCACCGAGATCCTGGAGGAGGATGCCGAGCGCCGCCGGGCGTTCCGGTTCGTGCAGGGGCCGGTCTTCACCCAGCTCCTGATGGCCGACGAGATCAACCGCGCGAGCCCGCGCACGCAGTCGGCCCTGCTCCAGGCCATGCAGGAGGGCCACGTCTCGGTGGCCGGCGCCCGCCACGACCTGCCGCGCCCGTTCCACGTGCTGGCGACCCAGAACCCGATCGAGCAGGAGGGCACCTATCCCCTGCCCGAGGCCCAGCTCGACCGCTTCCTCCTGGAAATCGACGTCGGCTATCCCGACCGCGCCGCCGAGCGCCGGATCCTGATCGAGACCACAGGGGTCGAGGAGGCGCGGCCGCGCGCGGTGATGACCACCGAGCAGCTGCTCACCGCCCAGCGCCTCGTGCGCCGGCTGCCGGTGGGCGAGGCCGTGGTCGAGGCGATCCTCGACCTCGTGCGCGCCGCCCGGCCCGACGGCGGCGACGCGATCGTGAAGGACAAGCTCCTCTGGGGCCCCGGCCCCCGCGCCAGCCAGGCGCTGACGCTCGCCGCCCGCGCCCGGGCGCTGATCGAGGGCCGGGTCGCGCCCTCCGTGGCCGACGTGAAGGCGCTGGCCGAGCCGGTACTCAAGCACCGCATGGCGCTGAGCTATACCGCCCGCGCCGACGGCGAGACCATCGAGGGCCTGATCGCCAAGCTCGCAGAGAAGATCTGA